One genomic region from Oryzias melastigma strain HK-1 linkage group LG19, ASM292280v2, whole genome shotgun sequence encodes:
- the six3b gene encoding homeobox protein SIX3b: MVFRAPLDFFSASRLLLPHFADGPPVLPGSRSPDHPPAGFPSLALPGLCFSATQIASVCETLEETGDIERLARFLWSLPVTTDGRDSISEHESVQRARAVVAFHTGCYRELYRILETHRFTRASHSKLQAMWLEAHYREAEKLRGRPLGPVDKYRVRKKFPLPRTIWDGEQKTHCFKERTRGLLREWYLQDPYPNPGKKRELAHATGLTPTQVGNWFKNRRQRDRAAAAKNRLQHHRICPDGACTLSGGDSSAERADGETFLSVTDSDSDLDV, encoded by the exons ATGGTGTTCAGAGCTCCGCTTGACTTTTTCTCCGCGTCCCGCCTCCTCCTGCCTCATTTCGCAGATGGCCCCCCTGTCCTGCCCGGGTCCCGGTCTCCGGATCACCCTCCCGCCGGGTTCCCGTCCCTCGCGCTGCCAGGACTCTGCTTCTCCGCCACGCAGATCGCCAGCGTGTGCGAGACTCTGGAGGAGACCGGGGACATCGAGCGGCTGGCCCGCTTCCTCTGGTCTCTCCCGGTGACCACGGACGGCCGCGACTCCATCTCCGAGCACGAATCGGTGCAGCGCGCGCGCGCCGTGGTGGCCTTCCACACGGGATGCTACCGGGAGCTGTACCGCATCCTGGAGACGCACCGCTTTACGCGCGCCTCACACAGCAAACTGCAGGCCATGTGGCTGGAAGCTCACTACCGGGAGGCGGAGAAGCTCCGGGGGAGGCCGCTGGGTCCGGTGGACAAGTACCGAGTACGGAAGAAGTTCCCCTTACCCAGAACCATCTGGGACGGAGAGCAGAAGACGCACTGCTTTAAAGAGCGCACGCGGGGGCTTTTGAGAGAGTGGTACCTGCAGGACCCATACCCCAACCCGGGAAAGAAGCGGGAGCTGGCCCACGCCACGGGACTGACCCCGACTCAAGTGGGTAACTGGTTTAAAAACCGGAGACAGCGGGACCGCGCAGCAGCTGCTAAGAACAG GTTGCAGCATCACCGCATCTGTCCAGACGGCGCGTGCACGCTGAGTGGGGGAGACAGCAGCGCAGAGCGGGCAGACGGAGAAACGTTCCTCTCAGTAACGGACAGTGACTCGGACCTGGATGTCTAA